From one Flavobacteriales bacterium genomic stretch:
- the pepE gene encoding dipeptidase PepE, with the protein MQLLLISNSTMPGEPFFTWPRAHAQSFLDGRSRIAFVPFAAVEAQYDAYADRVAEVFSSFGKDLFSLHRETDPAKALASADAIAVGGGNTFLLIRALYRKNLVKPIAEQLRGGMPYIGWSAGANVACPTVMTTNDMPIVEPPSMRALHLVPFQINPHYTEATIPGHGGESRDQRIAEFLAVHPGMPVVGLREGSLLRVNGSAIKLEGIGMKVFRHGQEPTEFAGGTELSASLASV; encoded by the coding sequence ATGCAGCTCCTGCTCATCTCCAATTCCACCATGCCGGGCGAGCCTTTCTTCACCTGGCCGCGTGCGCATGCCCAGTCCTTCCTCGATGGCCGCTCGCGCATCGCCTTCGTGCCGTTCGCGGCGGTTGAAGCGCAATACGATGCTTACGCCGATCGCGTGGCCGAGGTCTTCTCCTCCTTCGGCAAGGATCTCTTCAGCCTGCACCGCGAGACCGATCCGGCCAAGGCACTCGCCAGCGCCGATGCCATTGCAGTGGGCGGAGGCAACACCTTCCTGCTGATCCGCGCGCTGTACCGCAAGAACCTAGTGAAGCCCATTGCTGAACAGCTGCGCGGCGGCATGCCGTACATAGGCTGGAGCGCCGGTGCCAACGTGGCCTGTCCTACGGTGATGACCACCAACGACATGCCCATCGTGGAGCCGCCGAGCATGCGGGCGCTGCACCTGGTGCCCTTCCAGATCAATCCGCATTATACCGAGGCTACGATCCCCGGTCATGGCGGCGAGAGCCGCGATCAGCGCATCGCGGAATTCCTGGCGGTGCATCCCGGGATGCCCGTTGTCGGATTGCGTGAAGGATCGCTCCTGCGCGTGAATGGGAGCGCCATCAAGCTCGAAGGCATCGGCATGAAAGTCTTCCGCCACGGGCAGGAGCCCACGGAGTTCGCGGGAGGAACGGAGCTGAGCGCTTCGCTGGCCAGCGTCTGA
- a CDS encoding mechanosensitive ion channel family protein, whose amino-acid sequence MKEFLSEMGITALVLLKVALIVAGAFVAERLIRKALRRLYLRSGQGYEDRTRYRFFRNATRFLVGLIALAGIIYTVPSFKHLAVTLFAGAGILVAILGLATQRAFSNIISGIFIVSFKPFRVGDLIKVGSVEAGTVEDITLRHTVIVTFENRRIIIPNAVISDEVIVNSSINDEATCEFVEVGVSYESDLDKAMAVMQAECEAHADSLDKRTPDDAKRGSPKVLVRLVRIDDSALLLRAYVWAKDPITSRQMHFDLNRSIKLRFDREGVSIPYPQRTVHIAAPITVKNA is encoded by the coding sequence ATGAAAGAGTTCTTGAGCGAGATGGGGATCACTGCGCTGGTGCTCCTGAAGGTGGCGCTGATCGTGGCCGGCGCCTTCGTGGCCGAGCGGCTCATCCGCAAGGCGCTGCGCCGCCTCTACCTGCGCAGCGGCCAGGGTTACGAGGACCGCACGCGTTACCGCTTCTTCCGCAATGCCACACGCTTCCTCGTGGGCTTGATCGCACTAGCTGGCATCATCTACACGGTGCCTTCGTTCAAGCACCTAGCCGTTACGCTCTTCGCGGGCGCGGGCATCCTGGTGGCGATCCTGGGCCTGGCCACCCAGCGCGCCTTCAGCAACATCATCAGCGGCATCTTCATCGTCAGCTTCAAGCCCTTCCGGGTGGGCGACCTGATCAAGGTGGGCAGCGTGGAAGCCGGCACCGTGGAGGACATCACCCTGCGGCACACGGTGATCGTCACCTTCGAGAACCGGCGCATCATCATCCCCAACGCAGTGATCAGCGATGAGGTGATCGTGAACAGCAGCATCAACGACGAGGCCACCTGCGAATTCGTGGAGGTGGGCGTCAGTTACGAGAGCGACCTGGACAAGGCCATGGCCGTTATGCAGGCCGAGTGCGAGGCCCACGCCGATTCCTTGGACAAGCGCACGCCAGACGATGCCAAGCGCGGATCGCCGAAAGTGCTGGTGCGGCTGGTGCGCATCGATGACAGCGCGCTGCTGTTGCGCGCGTACGTCTGGGCCAAGGACCCGATCACCTCGCGCCAGATGCATTTCGACCTGAACCGGAGCATCAAATTGCGCTTCGACCGGGAAGGGGTCTCCATCCCCTATCCGCAACGCACCGTGCACATCGCCGCGCCCATCACCGTGAAGAACGCATGA
- a CDS encoding translocation/assembly module TamB domain-containing protein, which produces MLVLLILLLGACASLFFPRVQTAVAKWIAAELSERIGAAVAIDRVSLSLDGSVWLEGVYVSDLRADTLFHVPSLGVRGLRVSTEERTVALSELMLRDARFKLSTAEGDAQSNLTLLLNSLSSADSASGSGDWTITSARFDITGLHFSFHDANDEVEPFGVDFKHIDIPDAVVQGYRFEAIGDSISALLERARFRERSGLRVDGLAGLAHVSPSGVVVEGMDLRTPFSHARGELKLLSQGWADFSDFTSSVQLRGDFDSSLVDMADIAWFAPELEGIRFPMTVSGRVRGTVSELKGRELRIGFGQGSWFEGSAELSGLPAINETFLLIDIDAMHAARADLKKVPIPPFTSGALLELPPEADLLGDMDLRGRFTGFLRSFTATGRASTALGVLRTDVSYKRDTITQRAVVNGRVATEGFRLGPLLGTSILGPLTANVVLQAKGRELRDMEVDLEGDFPLITINQRTIGGVRAKGHLARNLFRGQLEADDPDLHLRFSGLADFRGRWPLVDFTAKLLNADLRHLGFISEEGYSSLSLDAAVRGRLSPDSLQGDLNLTGITYCRGDDEYGLGDIHLISDRFQGENLLRLNGSFAEAEVIGPFLPTKLPEALGHVLRSVFPSLLGTVDFAQDEQRFRFSARMRDTDELMRLFLPEARIEPGAAITGAFDTRTFDLSLYAMLPRSSYGDMRFDSLVVIADKTLDLLAFSAKSPRQQFGDSLWFSGTGITGKAYQDELDIDVGWAASSGGTNGNLSFTGEVLGPNSMVLELLPSRLYFGQGEWANSQPAGIRVDSSTVRIHGLEMRNGRQRVALNGTIARDPEQAMAFMIDSLELANLAGLFSGPPVNGRLSADGRFFDLYGTPHVVSAAKADSVRVGKTLVGDVALAASWLEGEGALDLNGQIDRRAIKALDFTGRVGLRDQGELDMLLLMDRFDLGLANAYLPEGISGLGGMATGQVALTGTLENPDLNGTIDLTAASLRIDYLNTRYTGDARVRIGDELFAVDRAIMRDDLGRTARVGATVAHSGLRNWSYDIWGTMDRLQVLNTTAALNSLYYGTAYATGDFNVSGSKGSLEVSVQAETAPGTDVHLPVGGSVEVSPISFVHFGPIDSSGTAADVDLSGVTLNMEITVTPEARFEVIFDPTVGDIMSGSGEGLIELGVTPRGDLSMSGMVTLTEGDYLFTLRNVVNKRFAVQPGGRITWYGDPFDAQLDLQAMYRLKAPLYDIVPPAERNESHRQRVPVEVVMKLREKMLNPEIGFDVRLQQVDENLRAQVASVLSTDQEMSRQVFALIVLNRFLEPPIYAGAGTAPAGAGATAGSTAGTTASELLSNQVSNWLSGLSNDFDLGFNYRPGDAITQDELEVAFSKQFFNERLLFSTNVGVHYGAAQANATSALIGDFQLEYLITREGRFRARAFSLTNDRNLIQADQAPTTQGAGLVLRRDFDSLGDLFRRKKR; this is translated from the coding sequence GTGCTCGTGCTGCTCATCCTCCTTCTCGGGGCCTGCGCCTCGCTCTTCTTTCCCCGGGTGCAAACCGCCGTGGCCAAGTGGATCGCCGCTGAGCTGAGCGAGCGGATCGGCGCCGCCGTTGCCATAGACCGGGTGTCGCTCTCCCTCGATGGCTCCGTTTGGCTCGAGGGCGTGTATGTGAGCGACCTGCGCGCCGATACCCTGTTCCATGTGCCGAGCCTCGGTGTGCGCGGCTTGCGGGTGAGCACCGAGGAGCGCACCGTTGCGCTGAGCGAGCTGATGCTGCGTGATGCGCGATTCAAGCTGTCCACGGCCGAAGGCGATGCACAGAGCAACCTCACCCTCTTGCTCAACTCCCTTTCGTCCGCTGATTCCGCATCGGGTTCCGGCGACTGGACCATCACCAGCGCGCGTTTCGACATCACCGGCCTTCACTTCAGCTTCCACGATGCCAATGACGAGGTGGAACCGTTCGGCGTTGACTTCAAGCATATCGACATCCCGGACGCCGTGGTGCAGGGATACCGGTTCGAGGCCATCGGCGATTCGATCAGCGCGCTGCTCGAGCGCGCCCGGTTCAGGGAGCGTTCGGGCCTGCGGGTGGATGGCCTGGCTGGGTTGGCGCATGTGAGCCCCAGCGGCGTAGTGGTCGAAGGCATGGACCTGCGCACGCCGTTCAGCCATGCCCGCGGTGAACTGAAGCTGCTGAGCCAGGGCTGGGCGGACTTCAGCGATTTCACCTCCAGCGTGCAGCTGCGCGGTGATTTTGACAGCTCGCTGGTTGACATGGCGGACATCGCCTGGTTCGCGCCGGAGCTTGAAGGGATCCGCTTCCCGATGACCGTGAGCGGACGCGTTCGCGGCACGGTGAGCGAGCTCAAGGGGCGTGAGCTGCGCATCGGATTTGGCCAGGGCTCCTGGTTCGAGGGGAGCGCAGAGCTCAGCGGACTGCCCGCTATCAATGAGACCTTCCTGCTCATTGACATCGATGCGATGCACGCCGCGCGAGCCGATCTGAAAAAGGTCCCCATTCCTCCGTTCACAAGCGGAGCGTTGCTTGAATTGCCGCCCGAGGCGGATTTGCTCGGAGATATGGACCTGCGCGGGCGCTTCACGGGCTTCCTGCGGTCATTCACGGCTACCGGCCGCGCCAGCACGGCGCTCGGCGTGCTGCGCACCGACGTCTCCTACAAGCGCGACACCATCACCCAGCGCGCGGTGGTGAATGGCCGTGTAGCCACGGAAGGATTCCGTCTGGGACCGCTGCTTGGCACCAGCATCCTGGGCCCGCTCACCGCGAACGTGGTGCTGCAGGCGAAGGGCCGCGAGCTCCGGGACATGGAGGTGGACCTCGAGGGCGACTTCCCGTTGATCACCATCAACCAGCGCACGATCGGCGGCGTCCGCGCGAAGGGCCATTTGGCGCGCAATCTCTTCCGCGGCCAGCTTGAAGCCGATGACCCCGACCTGCACCTGCGCTTCAGTGGCCTTGCCGACTTCCGCGGGCGATGGCCATTGGTTGATTTCACGGCCAAGCTGCTCAACGCCGATCTGCGCCACCTCGGCTTCATATCCGAAGAAGGCTACAGCTCCCTCAGCCTCGATGCCGCCGTGCGCGGAAGGCTCTCGCCCGATAGCCTCCAGGGCGACCTGAACCTTACCGGCATAACGTATTGCCGGGGCGATGATGAATACGGCCTGGGCGATATCCACCTGATCAGCGACCGCTTCCAAGGAGAGAATCTGCTGCGGCTGAATGGCAGCTTCGCAGAGGCCGAGGTCATCGGCCCATTCCTGCCCACCAAGCTGCCGGAAGCGCTTGGGCATGTGCTGCGCAGCGTGTTCCCTTCATTGCTCGGCACGGTCGACTTCGCCCAGGACGAGCAACGCTTCCGCTTCAGTGCCCGGATGCGCGATACCGACGAGCTGATGCGGCTCTTCCTGCCCGAGGCGCGCATCGAGCCCGGCGCGGCGATCACCGGCGCCTTCGACACGCGAACCTTCGACCTGAGCCTATATGCCATGCTCCCGCGATCGAGCTACGGCGATATGCGCTTCGATTCACTCGTGGTGATCGCCGACAAGACCCTCGACCTGCTCGCCTTCTCGGCCAAGAGCCCGCGGCAGCAATTCGGCGACAGCCTCTGGTTCAGCGGAACAGGCATTACCGGAAAGGCCTACCAGGATGAGCTCGACATCGATGTGGGCTGGGCCGCCAGCAGCGGTGGCACCAATGGCAACCTGTCCTTCACAGGTGAGGTACTGGGCCCGAACTCGATGGTGCTTGAGCTGCTGCCTTCACGGCTGTACTTCGGCCAGGGCGAATGGGCCAATTCGCAACCAGCAGGCATCCGAGTTGATTCCTCCACTGTGCGGATCCATGGGCTTGAGATGCGCAACGGCCGGCAACGGGTGGCGCTCAACGGAACCATCGCGCGCGATCCGGAACAGGCGATGGCCTTCATGATCGATTCACTTGAGCTCGCCAACCTCGCAGGTCTCTTCAGCGGCCCGCCGGTGAACGGCCGATTGAGCGCCGATGGCCGTTTCTTCGATCTCTACGGCACCCCGCACGTGGTGAGCGCCGCCAAAGCTGACAGCGTGAGGGTAGGGAAGACCCTGGTAGGCGATGTGGCCCTGGCGGCTTCCTGGCTCGAAGGCGAAGGCGCGCTCGACCTCAACGGGCAGATTGATCGCAGGGCGATCAAGGCCTTGGATTTCACCGGCCGCGTGGGGCTGCGCGATCAGGGCGAGCTGGATATGCTGTTGCTGATGGACCGGTTCGACCTGGGCCTGGCTAATGCATACTTGCCGGAAGGGATCAGCGGGCTCGGCGGCATGGCCACCGGCCAGGTCGCTCTCACGGGGACATTGGAGAATCCGGACCTGAACGGCACCATTGACCTGACCGCGGCCAGCTTGCGGATCGATTACCTGAACACGCGATATACCGGTGATGCCCGAGTGCGGATCGGCGATGAATTGTTCGCAGTTGATCGTGCGATCATGCGCGATGACCTGGGCCGCACGGCTCGCGTTGGCGCCACGGTGGCCCACAGCGGTCTTCGCAATTGGAGCTATGACATCTGGGGCACCATGGACCGCTTGCAGGTGCTGAACACCACGGCAGCCCTGAACAGCCTCTACTACGGCACTGCCTATGCCACCGGCGATTTCAACGTGAGCGGCTCCAAGGGCTCACTGGAGGTCAGCGTCCAGGCCGAAACAGCGCCCGGCACCGACGTGCACTTGCCCGTGGGCGGCAGTGTGGAGGTCTCGCCGATCTCCTTCGTGCATTTCGGGCCGATCGACAGCTCTGGCACCGCGGCTGATGTGGACCTCAGCGGGGTCACGCTCAACATGGAGATCACCGTCACGCCCGAAGCGCGCTTCGAGGTGATATTCGACCCGACCGTGGGCGACATCATGAGCGGGAGCGGGGAGGGCCTGATCGAATTGGGCGTGACCCCGCGCGGAGACCTGAGCATGAGCGGCATGGTCACCCTCACCGAGGGCGATTACCTCTTCACCCTGCGCAATGTGGTGAACAAGCGCTTCGCCGTGCAGCCCGGCGGCCGCATCACGTGGTACGGGGATCCGTTCGATGCGCAGCTAGACCTGCAGGCCATGTACCGGTTGAAAGCGCCGCTGTACGACATCGTGCCGCCAGCGGAGCGCAACGAGAGCCACCGGCAGCGCGTGCCGGTGGAGGTGGTGATGAAGCTTCGCGAGAAGATGTTGAACCCGGAGATCGGCTTCGATGTGCGGCTGCAGCAAGTGGATGAGAACCTGAGGGCTCAAGTGGCCAGCGTGCTGAGCACGGATCAGGAGATGAGCCGGCAGGTTTTCGCGCTGATCGTGCTCAACCGGTTCCTGGAACCGCCCATCTATGCGGGCGCCGGTACGGCGCCCGCCGGTGCTGGAGCCACGGCTGGCAGCACCGCTGGGACCACGGCCAGCGAACTGCTGAGCAACCAGGTGAGCAACTGGCTTAGCGGCTTGAGCAACGATTTCGACCTTGGCTTCAACTACCGGCCCGGCGATGCCATCACGCAGGACGAGCTCGAGGTGGCCTTCAGCAAGCAGTTCTTCAACGAGCGGCTGCTGTTCAGCACCAACGTGGGCGTGCACTACGGTGCGGCCCAGGCCAATGCCACCAGCGCCCTCATCGGCGATTTCCAGCTCGAGTACCTGATCACGCGCGAGGGCCGCTTCCGGGCGCGCGCCTTCTCGCTCACCAACGACCGCAACCTGATCCAGGCCGACCAAGCGCCCACCACGCAGGGCGCGGGCCTGGTGCTGCGACGCGATTTCGATTCGCTGGGCGATCTGTTCCGCCGGAAGAAGAGGTGA
- a CDS encoding ATP-dependent Clp protease adaptor ClpS produces MSIQHDLEEALLEEVQLETGRLREIVLHNDDVNTFDHVIDCLIDICGHEPIQAEQCAWIVHHNGKCSVKRGTFDQLEPKCSALLDQGLSADIQ; encoded by the coding sequence ATGAGCATTCAGCACGATTTGGAAGAAGCCCTCCTGGAGGAGGTGCAGCTCGAGACCGGCCGCCTGCGTGAGATCGTCCTGCACAACGACGACGTGAACACCTTTGATCACGTGATCGATTGCCTCATCGACATCTGCGGCCACGAGCCCATACAAGCGGAGCAGTGCGCTTGGATCGTGCATCACAACGGCAAGTGCTCCGTGAAGCGAGGCACATTCGATCAGCTCGAACCCAAATGCTCCGCCTTGCTCGATCAGGGACTCAGCGCCGACATCCAATGA
- a CDS encoding arginine decarboxylase gives MKTRYIDLIEQTFDFPKDEFKLDGENLVWNDLPLVDLLKKHGTPLRITYLPKIGEKIELARSSFAKAFASHDYQGKYEYFYCTKSNHFHYVIDQVLKKGVNLETSSAYDLEMIELLIERGRITKESTILCNGFKDERYIKGIGRLANRGFKVVPIIDNMGEIYALDEVIEGHCDIGIRIAAEEAPKFEFYTSRLGIGYKDIIPFYMRNISKQKKFRLKLMHFFINTGITDTAYYWNELSKCVNVYCDLWKLCRTLDTLDIGGGLPIKNSLNFSFDTDYMIGEIIGRIKDVCEENKVQEPNIFSEFGSFTVSDSGATFFSIVYQKKQNEKERWDMIDGSFMTTLPDTWAISKRFIMLPVNNWHDEYERVFLGGMTCDSDDYYNSEQHVNAIYLPKYNEEKKQYIGYFNTGAYQDTLGGFGGIQHCLIPKPKHVLIDRLPDGSLVDTVFAEQQSAERMLQLLGYLPVEEAVKNTRA, from the coding sequence ATGAAGACCCGCTACATCGACCTCATCGAGCAGACCTTCGATTTCCCGAAGGATGAATTCAAGCTCGACGGCGAGAACCTCGTGTGGAACGACCTGCCGCTCGTGGACCTGCTGAAGAAGCACGGCACGCCTTTGCGGATCACCTACCTGCCCAAGATCGGCGAGAAGATCGAGTTGGCGCGGAGCAGCTTCGCCAAGGCCTTCGCGTCGCACGACTACCAAGGGAAGTACGAGTACTTCTATTGCACCAAGAGTAACCACTTCCACTACGTCATTGACCAGGTGCTCAAGAAGGGCGTGAACCTGGAGACCAGCAGCGCCTACGACCTGGAGATGATCGAGCTGCTCATCGAGCGGGGCCGCATCACCAAGGAGAGCACCATCCTGTGCAACGGCTTCAAGGACGAGCGCTACATCAAGGGCATCGGCCGCCTGGCCAACCGCGGCTTCAAGGTGGTGCCCATCATCGACAACATGGGCGAGATCTACGCGCTCGACGAGGTGATCGAGGGCCACTGCGACATCGGCATCCGCATCGCCGCCGAGGAAGCGCCGAAATTCGAGTTCTACACCAGCCGCCTCGGCATCGGCTACAAGGACATCATCCCCTTCTACATGCGCAACATCAGCAAGCAGAAGAAATTCCGCTTGAAGCTGATGCACTTCTTCATCAACACCGGCATCACCGACACCGCCTACTACTGGAACGAGCTGAGCAAGTGCGTGAACGTGTACTGCGACCTGTGGAAGCTCTGCCGCACGCTGGATACGCTCGACATCGGCGGCGGCCTCCCCATCAAGAACAGCCTCAACTTCAGCTTCGATACCGACTACATGATCGGCGAGATCATCGGGCGCATCAAGGACGTGTGCGAGGAGAACAAGGTGCAGGAGCCCAACATCTTCAGCGAGTTCGGCAGCTTCACCGTGAGCGACAGCGGCGCCACCTTCTTCAGCATCGTGTACCAGAAAAAGCAGAATGAGAAGGAGCGCTGGGACATGATCGACGGCAGCTTCATGACCACCCTGCCCGACACCTGGGCCATCAGCAAGCGCTTCATCATGCTGCCCGTGAACAACTGGCACGATGAGTACGAGCGCGTCTTCCTCGGCGGCATGACCTGTGACAGCGACGACTACTACAACAGCGAGCAGCACGTCAACGCCATCTACCTGCCCAAGTACAACGAGGAGAAGAAGCAGTACATCGGCTACTTCAATACCGGTGCCTACCAGGATACGCTGGGCGGCTTCGGCGGCATCCAGCACTGCCTGATCCCGAAGCCCAAGCATGTGCTCATCGACCGACTGCCCGATGGCTCCCTCGTGGACACCGTGTTCGCGGAGCAGCAGAGCGCCGAGCGCATGCTACAGCTGCTGGGCTACCTGCCGGTGGAGGAAGCGGTCAAGAACACAAGGGCGTAA
- the corA gene encoding magnesium/cobalt transporter CorA — MKKVKSRSGKAGLPPGALVHVGHDDLAASTTIDLFTYSANDVTERRLHSIEEFAELAPDLIGWLNIDGLSSEGILARIGERFNLHPLLLEDILNTDHRPKVEEYSDCLFVVSRMLGLDEETGGIGQEQICFVLRKGLVISFQETPGDVLDPIRERLRKDLGRVRRSGSDYLLYALLDVIVDEYFAIVERLGQRIEQLERKVITRPGSEDLHTIQDLRGLLITVNRYVTPMRELAGRLNTIPSELIDKSTRRYINDLQDHTVYIAETIGTFREMLLSVENTYHAGQNLRMTQVMKLLTIISTIFIPLTFIVGIYGMNFEHMPELGWRYGYLGVLAIMGVIALVMLAWFRRKRWL, encoded by the coding sequence ATGAAGAAGGTGAAGTCCCGCTCCGGGAAAGCCGGGCTTCCGCCCGGTGCGCTGGTGCATGTAGGCCACGATGATCTCGCGGCATCGACAACGATCGACCTGTTCACCTACTCCGCGAATGATGTCACTGAGCGCAGGTTGCATTCCATCGAGGAATTCGCAGAGCTCGCGCCTGACCTAATCGGTTGGCTCAATATCGACGGGCTCAGCAGCGAGGGGATACTGGCCCGCATCGGCGAGCGCTTCAACCTGCACCCCCTGCTTCTGGAGGACATCCTCAACACCGACCACCGGCCGAAAGTGGAGGAATACAGCGACTGCCTCTTCGTGGTGAGCCGCATGCTGGGCCTCGATGAGGAGACCGGCGGCATTGGGCAGGAGCAGATCTGCTTCGTGCTCCGCAAGGGGCTGGTGATCTCCTTCCAAGAGACACCCGGCGATGTGCTGGATCCCATACGGGAGCGCCTGCGCAAGGACCTGGGCCGCGTGCGCCGCTCCGGCAGCGATTACCTGCTCTATGCCCTGCTCGACGTGATCGTGGACGAGTACTTCGCCATCGTGGAGCGTTTGGGCCAGCGCATCGAACAGCTCGAGCGCAAAGTGATCACCCGCCCCGGCAGCGAGGACCTTCACACCATCCAGGACCTGCGCGGGCTATTGATCACCGTGAACCGGTACGTGACGCCCATGCGCGAACTCGCCGGGCGCCTCAACACGATCCCGAGCGAGCTGATCGACAAGAGCACGCGGCGCTACATCAACGACCTGCAGGACCACACCGTGTACATCGCCGAGACCATCGGCACCTTCCGCGAGATGCTGCTGAGCGTGGAGAACACCTACCACGCCGGGCAGAACCTGCGCATGACCCAGGTGATGAAGCTCCTCACCATCATCAGCACCATCTTCATCCCCCTCACCTTCATCGTCGGCATCTACGGGATGAACTTCGAGCACATGCCCGAGTTGGGCTGGCGCTACGGCTACTTAGGCGTGCTGGCCATCATGGGCGTGATCGCGCTGGTGATGCTGGCGTGGTTCAGGAGGAAGAGGTGGCTGTGA
- a CDS encoding M48 family metallopeptidase, with protein MKKIIQRSAIAFAAIALIVACAKVPITGRRQLNLANESQLMAMGVTEYGKFLNENPPMPDNDPRVQQTRKVGQRIAEAATRFLNENSMSSRVAGFEWQFNVVEDNSVNAWCMPGGKVVVYTGILPVTQDEVGLAVVMGHEVSHAIARHGNERMSQGLALQFGGVALEVLTGENPGVARDLFLQVYGVGGALGMLSYSRKHETEADKLGLVFMAMAGYDPREAPKFWERMSQGGGQAPPEILSTHPSDQTRMRDLEAFMPEAMKYYKPGS; from the coding sequence ATGAAGAAGATCATCCAACGCTCCGCGATCGCCTTCGCCGCCATCGCGCTCATCGTCGCTTGCGCCAAGGTGCCCATCACGGGCCGCCGACAGTTGAATCTGGCCAACGAGAGCCAGCTCATGGCCATGGGCGTTACGGAGTACGGGAAGTTCCTCAATGAGAACCCGCCCATGCCCGATAACGACCCGCGTGTACAGCAGACCCGGAAGGTGGGCCAACGCATCGCCGAGGCTGCCACGCGCTTCTTGAACGAGAACAGCATGTCCAGCCGGGTCGCGGGCTTCGAGTGGCAGTTCAATGTGGTGGAGGACAATTCCGTGAACGCCTGGTGCATGCCCGGCGGCAAAGTGGTGGTGTACACCGGCATCCTTCCGGTCACGCAAGATGAAGTTGGACTGGCCGTGGTGATGGGGCACGAGGTCTCGCATGCGATCGCCCGGCACGGCAACGAGCGCATGAGCCAGGGTCTGGCCCTGCAGTTCGGCGGTGTGGCGCTTGAAGTGCTCACCGGTGAGAACCCCGGCGTGGCGCGCGACCTGTTCCTTCAGGTATATGGCGTGGGCGGTGCTTTGGGCATGCTTTCTTACAGCCGCAAGCACGAGACCGAAGCCGATAAGCTCGGGCTGGTGTTCATGGCCATGGCGGGATATGATCCACGCGAAGCACCCAAGTTCTGGGAGCGCATGAGCCAAGGCGGTGGCCAAGCGCCACCGGAGATCCTCAGCACCCACCCCAGCGACCAAACACGCATGCGCGATCTTGAGGCCTTCATGCCCGAGGCGATGAAGTATTACAAGCCAGGGAGCTGA
- the tsaD gene encoding tRNA (adenosine(37)-N6)-threonylcarbamoyltransferase complex transferase subunit TsaD: protein MTAPKPLLILGIESSCDDTAAAVLADGVVRSNVVAGQEAHALWGGVVPELASRAHQEHIVPVVHQALGEAGVGAEDLDAIAFTQGPGLMGSLLVGACFARSMAQALGRPLVAVDHLKAHVLAHFIRDGEARPVPSFPFLNLTVSGGHTQLILVEAPDSMRIIGTTRDDAAGEAFDKGAKVLGLPYPGGPLIDRLARTGDPSRFTLPSPVIAGLDFSFSGIKTAFANLVQQSLAQDPAFIARELPHLCASLQHRIVSELLAKLRKAVHAHGIRHVGISGGVSANSALRVRATALAADEGWQLFLPPFAYCTDNAAMVAMAGHFALRAGQHAALDTVPVARW from the coding sequence ATGACCGCCCCGAAGCCCCTGCTGATACTCGGAATCGAGAGCAGCTGCGACGATACGGCCGCTGCCGTGCTGGCCGATGGCGTGGTGCGGAGCAACGTGGTGGCGGGCCAGGAAGCGCACGCCCTCTGGGGCGGCGTGGTTCCCGAATTGGCCAGCCGCGCGCATCAGGAGCATATCGTGCCCGTGGTCCATCAGGCATTGGGCGAGGCAGGCGTGGGCGCGGAAGACCTTGACGCCATCGCCTTCACCCAAGGCCCAGGGCTCATGGGCTCCTTGCTGGTGGGCGCCTGTTTCGCGCGCAGCATGGCCCAGGCCTTAGGCAGGCCGCTGGTAGCCGTTGATCACTTGAAGGCCCATGTGCTCGCGCATTTCATCCGCGATGGTGAAGCGCGCCCAGTGCCTTCCTTCCCTTTCCTCAACCTCACTGTGAGCGGTGGCCACACGCAGTTGATCCTGGTGGAAGCTCCGGACAGCATGCGCATCATCGGCACCACGCGCGACGACGCTGCCGGCGAGGCCTTCGACAAAGGCGCCAAGGTGCTGGGCCTCCCCTATCCCGGCGGCCCATTGATCGATCGGCTCGCGCGAACAGGCGATCCATCGCGCTTTACGCTCCCATCGCCCGTGATTGCCGGCCTCGACTTCAGCTTCTCGGGCATCAAGACGGCATTCGCCAACCTCGTTCAGCAAAGCCTTGCGCAGGATCCGGCCTTCATCGCAAGGGAATTGCCCCACCTATGCGCCTCGCTGCAGCACCGGATCGTCAGCGAGCTGCTGGCCAAATTGCGGAAAGCGGTCCATGCCCACGGCATCCGCCACGTGGGCATCAGCGGAGGGGTGAGCGCCAACAGTGCCCTTCGCGTGCGTGCGACCGCGCTAGCTGCCGATGAAGGTTGGCAGCTGTTCCTTCCGCCCTTCGCCTATTGCACGGACAATGCGGCCATGGTGGCCATGGCCGGCCATTTCGCGCTTCGCGCGGGGCAGCATGCCGCGCTGGATACGGTTCCGGTGGCGCGGTGGTGA